The Raphanus sativus cultivar WK10039 chromosome 2, ASM80110v3, whole genome shotgun sequence DNA segment CAAGCCCGATAAGCTCCGAGGCGAGATGCTCGATCTCCAGCACGCCGCCGCTTTCCTCCCCCGCACTAAGTTCAGCGCCTCCGTTGACTACGACGTCACCGCGGGATCGGATCTCTGCATCGTCACGGCCGGTGCGAGGCAGAACCCGGGGGAGTCTAGGCTCAATCTCCTTCAGAGAAACGTCGCTCTCTTCCGCCACATCATCCCTCCGCTCGCTAAGTCGTCTCCGGATTCGATCTTGCTCATCGTCTCCAATCCCGTCGATGTGTTGACTTACGTGGCGTGGAAGCTCTCCGGTTTCCCGGTGAATCGAGTGATCGGGTCTGGTACTAATCTCGACTCGTCTCGGTTCCGCTTCTTGATCGCAGATCATCTCGACGTCAATGCTCAGGACGTGCAGGTCAGTTCCAGTTGAATatttcaaatagttttttttcagGATTTTTGAATTCAACCTCTATATATTATAGCTATGTTTAGGATCTATTTTGGAACTCAACTCATTTCAAAATCAgttaataatatagtttatgtattttaaatatcacattaaaatacaagaaattgatttaaaatactttttttgttaaccaatttaaaatacttatttCAGATAATAATTCATCAAATATTGGTGTTGAGACTTTTCAGGTCATTTTCtgattttcaaatcttttgGCCTTCGGGTTGGGTTTTCAAATATACCATGTAGGATGAtttattccaaatttttttaatgcCTAGTTTGTACAGTGTCTTCATTTCATTTTGCTATACGATGATTGATCAAATGGCTGTTGTTGTAGGCATTCATAGTGGGAGAGCATGGAGATAGCTCGGTGGCGTTGTGGTCAAGCATAAGTGTGGGAGGCATCCCTGTGCTAAGCTTCTTGGACAAGCAACAGATCGCTTACGAGAAACAAACCCTCGAGGACATTCACCAGACCGTCGTTGGCAGTGCCTATGAAGTTATTAAACTCAAGGGCTACACTTCTTGGGCCATTGGCTACTCTGTCGCCAACCTGGCTCGCACCATCCTCCGGGACCAGCGTAAGATCCATCCAGTCACGGTGCTTGCACGTGGATTTTATGGTGTTGAGGGTGGTGACGTATTCCTCAGCCTCCCGGCTCTGCTTGGACGTAACGGTGTGGTGTCAGTGAGTAATGTGAATATGACTGATGAAGAGGCTGAGAAGCTGCAGAAATCGGCAAAGACTATATTGGAGATGCAGAGCCAGTTGGGACTTTGAgcatcatctctctctttatctgcttcaatatttataattttgttttcttttctttttgaattatgATCATCCATCTCACTATGCCAGTATACCACGgatgttttcaaaatatgtgTTATGTAAATGCTTGTTAATGCAGAATAATTCCAACTCTTGAGTTCGTTAGATCTTTGACAAAACAGAAGAATGATGTGATGAGAGGGTAATGTTTCTGCACACTTTGTGTGTCAATAAGATTATGATAAGTGATTTGCGTAATGCAGCTTCAAGCAATGTTGTTGATAAAATGATAGAAAGCCAATTTTTGGAGCATGAAAGATTGTTCTTACGTATTAGGTAATGTCTCCATCTCTGTGTCTAAGCTATATTGAGTATTGTCTGGCCTGCGTCTTTTAGATTATGTATGTACACCTCCTTTAGTGTCGATAAAATAAAATGGCATTGTTATTTCTCTGTTCAGAAGGGAAAATAGAGGCTAAAGCCCCACTTCtcaataaaatcataaatgCAAATGGAAACTCGACATTAACCTACTGAAAATGGATAGATAAGCAGACAaaccattaaaaaaaacactctCTATGCACAGAGAAAAGTAAACAACTCTAGTGCTAGTCTTAAGCATACTGAGACCGAGTGCCGTTGGATGCTCCATGCGGGACCGATTTAGCAGATTCCTCTAGTTTCCTTCTCTTAATGACCACATACCAAGTGAAGGGTTCGAGCAGAGCGGCCACAATGGCGAGAGCAACGATGATACCAGTGTAGGCGTTTTTCCACTGCTTCTTAGGATTCAATATGTCTAGCCCTTTGAACACGTTAACCACCCCCAGGATGATCAACGTGTAGCCTATGGAGTGGTGGTATATGTTCCAGTAGAGCCTGTGTTTGTGCTCTGGTTTCGGCCTCAGAAACATGGCAAACACCTAATATAGTAACACAAGAAAATGATTCATCAGCTGCTATATGTTTTACTGGTTTACTTTTGGGATGTGTATTAATTGTTATACCTGGACTGTTGCTAGGGAGAAGAGAGCAATCCCGATAGAACGGTGGGTGCTATATGTGATCCCTGGTGAGTCGCCACCTAGTTTGAGACCAGTGGCCCATCCCGCCACACCGATGATGTAAGCAGAAGCCTGGCAGAAAACGTGAATGTAGAACCAAGCAGGGTTTGCTGATTTGGCAACTCTCAAGTAGCGAGCAATGATTGCACCTACTGGCATCATGATTCCCCAGCTCACTCCGTTCAATATTCCATGtatctattattattagttaattACCAAAACCAATCATGATTATTCTCTGTTTtccgaataaaaaaaaataaataaataggaaACAATGTCAACAGCTAGAAGAATCAACTCACGTTGCGTTTACGGAGCTTGGAACTCCCTCCAGCACCTCCGGCGGCTGCAGAAACACCGGAGACCACATTGAGAGTGGACACGGAGCGGACATTGTTGCCAGAAGTTGGATGAGGCAGAGGACTGTTCCCAGACATTGACCCATCTTGCCACACAGTGTTAATGGTTCCACCAACCTGTGGAAGACTCAGACTCGCCAACACAACCATCTCGTTGTTCTCGTAAGTCGCAGACAACCCGGAGACGTTGAAACTCAGATCACCCTCCTGTAGACTTGTCTGGTAGCTTCTGATAGGGGAAGTGTAAACCCTGACGGTGCCGTCTGACTGTGGATAAGCCACGATGGCCTGAGCTCCCACCATTCCCGTAGACGTCGGGTTCACGGCCCAAGCGACCCATTTGCCAGAGGTGAGCTTGGTGTGGCGGTAAGCGATGTGGAGGGTCCCGGTGGAAGAATCGTAAGTGTAGTGGAGGAAAGAATCAAGAAAAGGAAGGTCGTTGCAGGAAGCAAAGACGTTGTTGCTGGAGAATTTGTATTTGGAACATGTCTGAGCAAAGGACAGAGTAGTCATGGATATGGAGAGGACAAGAGAGAGACAAAGGGTTTGATTCAAGAACTTCATCATTGAGATGCTCATTGATGGGAAAATACTCAGATGTTAAGAGAAGCAGATGGTTGATGAAagaagaggagaggaagagagattaAATATGAAGTGAAAGTGGGGTTAGCTTTGTTGGTTAAGCTGTCTTATAGAGAGATGGTAACTTTTCTATTACACTTTTTTAGTTCATATTATGCTTAGACGTTATCATTtgccgtttttcttctttttagtgtaaaaaatgttttatttaagagAGTTAATGGTCTACACGACATTAGATGAATGCAAGATGCAACTATGGTGCTCCTTGTCTTTAAAAAAGGTGAGGAACAAAACTAGTTTACACAGGGTAACTAGTTGAAACTTCATGGGTTTAGTAATGGTGAGAAATGAGAATCAACAACAGCCGGTTCACACCTGTCTCGCCTCCCTTTGTTTCCACCAACTCAACTTCTTTACCatcacttctctctctctttctctctgtcttTCTATGTATATTTTACAACTACTATTGGGTAGGTATCTTGAACCTAAAAGTAAGTAAATAATTGAATGTTTTAGAGCTTAATTACGTTTGGAGTTATTGTCTTGTACTTGCACTAACAGGCGGAACCATGTAGGAGTGTAATAAAAAAACGGAAAGGACATTGGAGGCAAAGAGGAGTGAATGCAGGTGAGCAACCTCACCGGTCTGTGAGAGAACCGTTTGCTAGTTGTTGGATTGGGTTGGGTTTGGTTTAGGGTCATTTGGTCAACATCTCAACTGCTACCATGTGGATGTGGGACCCTTTTCTCCACGTGTTGACTTAGTTTTTACCCTCGTAGTCAACCATTCTAGAGCTAAGCATCGAGCCTCACTGTTCATTATGCGTGACCCTCCACCAGAATGATCCAacaacattttataatttttattttcttacattcATTATATACAATATTCTTTACTACTTCTTAACTTAAATAATTTAGCTTAAGATTGAATATCCATCCTTTCACCGGTGCTAAAGTCATCAACATTAACAGGATTTAAATAAATagcaaaaggaaagaaaaaactaaaaagaaatgTTGTCAAGagtgggatttgaacccacgcccttTCGGACCCGCACCTGAAGCGGGCGCCTTAGACCAACTCGGCCATCTTGACTTTGATGTTCAATAtgaaaactaatataaatatacttttgtAAATACCAAATGTTTACATTCAAATCTCTCAACCTCAAGTGATGGAACCATTCGCGTGGTTTCTTCGATTTTATTTGCTCTCAGTTTATTCCTCGTCAAGCCcaattattaaacatattaaaatgGGCTTAAAAATGCAATAGGCCCAATTTAATGATGATAAGAAACCAAACGAGAGAGACTTTTTAGTGAATTCATTTTATCAGAAGAATACTTCAAATCACCGGCGAAGTGCAATGGCGGCGGCGTTTCTGCCGGCGACGTCACTCCGTCTCACTCCATTCTCCACTCTCCGATTCTTATCCTTCTTCCCTATCTCCAATCCTTCTCCTTACTCTCTCCACCGCTCTCTACGCCGCCTCCCGCTTCTCCAAGTTTCTCCGGCGAATGCTCGCCGGAGATGCTGCTTTTGCACCGCTACATCTCAATCTCCCAGTTCCGGTGACGGAGTCAAGGTAGAGAACAATCACGAGCATCGGTTCGGGAGCAAAGTGGGAGAATTCAGGAAGAAGCTGAGGATAGCCGAAGTGAAAGGAGGAGGAGACGAAGGTCTGGGTCGGGTGGGGCAGAGCCTCAGCGTTACGGGTTGGGTTCGAACGCTTCGGTCTCAGAGCAGTGTCACGTTCATCGAGATAAACGATGGTTCTTGCTTATCAAACTTGCAATGTGTGATGAATCCTGACGCAGAGGGATATGATCAGGTAAGGTAAATCAATCACTGTGACCTGAAAAAAAAGAGACGTTTTTTTCATTGCTTATTGACTTTTGACTTTGGGAAGGCTTTTAATAATAGGTGGAAGGTGGTTCGGTATTGACTGGAGCATCTGTATCTGTACAAGGTACTATTGTGGCGAGTCAGGGGACTAAGCAAAAGGTGGAACTCAAGGTTCACAAAATCATTCTGGTTggtactctctttttttttttttgcttcttggAAACTCCATTTAGATTTGAAGTAATATTCAATGAATCTTTGTcacttttttttatctcttttagGTTGGAAAGTGTGACTCTTCCTATCCCATCCAGAAGAAGAGGGTCAGCCGGGAGTTTTTGAGAACCAAGTCTCATCTTCGTCCCAGAACCAATACTTTTGGCGCGGTTATTGTTTCTCTCTTTCATTTACTTTGTATGGTGTCCCTAAACTCAAGACCGGAGAAATGATCACATTCTGTGTGTTCTTGAATATTCATAACATCTTGTTATCAGGTGGCTAGAGTTAGGAATACTCTGGCATATGCTACACACAAGTTCTTTCAAGAAAGTGGTTTTGTCTGGGTGGCAAGCCCTATTATCACTGCCTCCGATTGTGAAGGCGCTGGAGAACAGTTTTGTGTCACCACCCTCGTAAGTACTTTTCCTCTCTCTCCTACGTCAAAAATACTCTGTAAGAATGAATAGCCTATTAATACCTTGATTGTTTTAGATTCCAAGCTCCCATGAGACCGCCGATACTTCCATCGATGCAATTCCGAAAACTAAGGGAGGGTTGGTCGATTGGTCTCAGGTATTGCTCTAGATCCTGTTTCTTTTATCTTAGTAAGAGATTATCTTGCTTGCAACTGTAACAGATTGCATGGCTGTATTCACTCCTCAGGACTTCTTTGGGAAACCAGCCTTCTTGACCGTCTCTGGCCAACTCAATGGAGAAACTTATGCCACCGCTCTCTCAGATGTAAAACATCACTTTCCTCGAGTAGTGACATATGAGCTAGATTCTAGTTAGTAAGTGTCTAAAAATTTCTTATCCGTATGACTCTCTCTACAGATATACACATTTGGTCCTACATTTCGAGCTGAGAACTCCAACACCTCCAGGCACTTGGCTGAATTCTGGGTCAGCGTTACTTTCATCTTACCTCACAattgaatttttctttcttgtgtACACTTTTCTAAATAAAGACCCTCTCTTTCTACAAAATATAAAGATGATTGAACCAGAACTTGCTTTTGCTGATCTGGATGATGACATGGCCTGTGCCACCGCCTACCTCCAGTACGTCGTATGTTTCTCTCTCGCTTTATATTTTCTTCCTTCAAGCTGTATATGAGCTTCTAACGTCATCTACAACTAATATGATTCTAATATATCTCTTGATAGGTAAAATACGTTCTTGAAAACTGCAAGGAAGACATGGAGTTTTTTGATACATGGATTGAGAAAGGAATCATTCATCGCTTGAGTGTATGTCTTCTCTGATTTGTGATCAGAAAAAGAATGTTTATGTAGTTTGCACTGCTGATAactatttgattgttttttacAATCTAAGGACGTAGTTGAAAAAGAATTTCTACAGCTGAGTTACACAGACGCCATTGAACTTCTTCTGAAAGCAAACAAGAAATTTGATTTCCCGGTACATACATTCTCCATtcagataaatattttttgagcTGCTTTCATTTATGCATTGCCTTTTCTCATAGATCTGGTTTCTTGTAGGTGAAGTGGGGACTGGATTTGCAGAGCGAGCATGAGAGGTATATAACAGAAGAGGCATTTGGTGGTCGCCCTGTGATAATAAGAGATTATCCAAAGGAGATAAAAGCGTTTTACATGCGTGAGAATGATGATGGGAAGACAGTGGCTGCAATGGATATGCTCGTGCCTCGGGTAAGATTTAATATTATCACGCACTGGTTATATAAGAAAAGGTTGTTAATGAATGAACGAACGATGTGGGGGTTTTGGGAAGAAAAGATAGGGGAGCTGATAGGTGGAAGCCAAAGAGAGGAAAGACTTGAAGTGTTGGAAGCGAGGCTTGATGAGTTGAAACTCGACAAAGAGAGCTACTGGTGGTACCTCGACCTCCGTCGCTATGGTTCAGGTCTCTCCTTTCTTCTCCTTGAATCTTCTTCTTTGAGTGGTTAAGAAAAAGGATAGAAACTTGATGAGTCTGATgaagtgtttttctttttttgttattgtgtgtgtgtatgttgTTAGTTCCTCACGCAGGATTTGGACTAGGGTTCGAGAGGCTGGTCCAATTTGCCACTGGAATTGATAATATCAGAGACGTTATTCCTTTCCCGCGCTCACCTGGCTCTGCGGACTTTTGATTCGTATCTCATTATCATTCTTCTACACAACCTTTACCTCCATTTTTTCTCTTCATCTCCTTGTTGTATTATTATGTGCCACTGGTTATTTGAAACCAAggaaagaataaaaatattggtTTCAGATTATAAAGGTTTTGTATTTCTTATGATTTAAAATCGACCAATCAAACACATTTTGCCTAACATATTACATCACTAAGACAATTAGCAAGCACTCTCCTTTCCATATGATTATGAAAAGCGAGAAAGCTTCTACTGGATGATGATCTAGGTATCTTATTTCAGTTGATGATAAGGTGATTGATTCTATCGGTACGTTGTTTTGTAAGTTTGCAACAAAACTATTCAAATTTAAGACTTTGGATCATAATCTACAAAAGCAAAAGAAACGTATTCGTCATACAATACGAATATGAGGAAATGGAGTTGGGGAAGatgataatttaaataaaagtgtTGGTTCCTAAAACAACATCTTCTACCGCAAGGTGAACATACTTACAAGATTAGGTTCTAGTTATTGAACACTAGATTATTGCTACACCACACAATACGTAAACAATATAATCACAAccatatactaaaatataaaattttgtttctttcataGTGGGGCGGAGGAAGTAATTTAAACAAGCATACGctttataatttgtttaatgGCACCACCATTGTGGAGCACCTTTTTAAACACTTCTCCATTTCATTtcttgtgattttatttttagtcaGATTTATCTCCTAATCCATATTAATATTTAGCACCTCCCATAGTCCCATACTAATAGAATAAAATggtaagataaataaaaataatgcgACCCTTTATCATAATTGGCGTGGCACGGCATTAATTTAAATGCATGACATCAACATGACATCATAATACTCTCTTCTTTAcatactataaaataaaatagcttatccatcattttctcagCATTGTTTAAAATACTTCTTAGTTGTCCTTTAATCATTTTCGATGTCACTAACCCTCAAATACAAACTGAATAGTCTAAATAATTGCCGGTTTGGGCGGCAACCAATGGCGACCTGCCACTAAGAGTAAGACTAACAACTTCATTACCAATTTGCTATATAAACCTCTACGATCATAAGCCACAATTACACACAAAAAGCTACTAATCACCAACCAAAGTCAATAGAGTCGTATTAAGCTATTTTGGGATCAAAATGGTGAAGATTGCAATTGGAAGTTTGGGTGATTCCTTTAGTGTTACGTCTCTTAAGGCTTACCTATCCGAGTTTATCGCAACTCTTCTCTTCGTGTTTGCTGGCGTTGGCTCTGCTATTGCTTTTGGCAAGATAACATCCAATGCGGCCTTGGACCCGGCTGGTCTTGTCGCCGTGGCTGTGGCTCACGCCTTCGCCCTTTTCGTTGGTGTGTCCATAGCCGCCAACATCTCTGGCGGACACCTTAACCCCGCCGTGACTCTCGGCCTCGCAGTCGGCGGTAATATCACTGTCATCACCGGTTTCTTCTACTGGATAGCTCAGTGCCTTGGCTCCATCGTCGCTTGTTTCCTCCTAGCCTTCGTTACTAATGGCGAGGTACACAAATAACTTTGTTCAAAACGACCGTGACTAAAAAATGTTGTGGCGGTTTCAATATCCGGTTTGATTTATAACTTATGGTTTATTAaccgaaattttatttttgtctccGGTTATGTAGAGCGTACCGACCCATGGAGTAGCAGCCGGTTTAGGAGCGGTCGAAGGAATAGTGATGGAGATTGTGGTGACTTTTGCTCTGGTCTACACAGTTTACGCCACAGCCGCTGATCCCAAGAAAGGATCGCTTGGAACCATTGCTCCTATTGCCATCGGTTTCATCGTTGGTGCCAACATACTCGCCGCCGGTCCATTCAGCGGAGGCTCTATGAACCCGGCCAGATCATTCGGACCAGCTGTTGTCAGTGGTGACTTCTCTCAGATATGGATCTACTGGGTGGGTCCACTTGTCGGCGGTGCACTAGCTGGACTCATCTACGGTGACGTCTTCATTGGATCATATGCACCGGCTCCGACCACAGAAAGCTACCCTTGATCAATCCTCTACGCTTTTACTTTGTTTGGCTTCTTAAGCCGCAATAGTTGGTTTCTTTGTTGTTGTGTGAAACGTTTGGTTCAGTTATATTGCATATGAATGAAATTTAGACGTGAAGAAGGACGATCAAAGTTGTATTTTGTTGTTGGTTAATGATTAGAATTgcatttttttcagttttttattAAGTTGATCACCCATCATAAGCTATTGAACAACTTTATTTGATAAGTTTAACCCAAAGTTATTATAATGAATTTGTTTTACAATCGGAAAATACTCACAATACTCAAAGGATGTGACCACTTTAACTGGTTAACAAGTTAACTGTGTGtgtttttaaaaacattgaatggATTAGAACTTGTATGTGGAAAGtggaaattttcaaataaatggGTGGAATATtgagaaagttaaaaaaaaagttttagcaaaaaagtaaagttaaaaaaatattgagaaaattcaaaatattttagattgcTCAAAGAATTTAAACAAGGGCCAATCATTCTCTTTATTAGGCCTGTACTTCAAGGCCTATCTGAAGCCCAGATAATTGATCTTATTGGCTGGAGAGACTTCTCTTTGTTTAAGTGGGTACTCCAGAGAATAATAAAATAGCAATGCTAAAACAGAAAGGACAAACAATTTGCGGAGACTAACTCCATATACCCTTCTGGAAAAAAAACCATTCTTCTTATCCCTTCCCTTTTCTTATTACTCATTTGTAGACCCCACTACCATAGCAAATACCATACtatccttcttcttttttaatttatgtttattattctttcttttctcttctttcttttttatttatttatctgtGGCCTCCATTTTATTTCTTCCTTCTCCACATTTCGATAGATccctttattattattattattatttttttttcatgtaaccTATTTTCTTCCAATAATACATTTTTCTTCATCATAATTGTTTTCttacaattttatttctatttttctacaaaaatacaaacaatttataaatatattcatcTTAAATTTtctacttaaaatatatatataaacaataaaatagtagaataaatgattTTGTTGTATTTCAATCATCAATTAGTTTAAATATTCAATTATTTATTACTgaactaattaataattttaaaattttataaaataatatatatatagtttcatataaattttaatatattttatcatttaacatatagtattttgtttattttgttacagaaaatattttctaaatttactGATACTACTGACATAACTTCTATTTTATTAAGACAacacaatattattaaaacatgataTATTAATAAGATAACTAGATATTTGATACAAtgataaaactattataattatatattaacaatatttataaacagTCAAATAACgtaagatattttattataaatttcattaaaataaagcttctatcatgaataa contains these protein-coding regions:
- the LOC108822661 gene encoding asparagine--tRNA ligase, chloroplastic/mitochondrial isoform X2 yields the protein MAAAFLPATSLRLTPFSTLRFLSFFPISNPSPYSLHRSLRRLPLLQVSPANARRRCCFCTATSQSPSSGDGVKVENNHEHRFGSKVGEFRKKLRIAEVKGGGDEGLGRVGQSLSVTGWVRTLRSQSSVTFIEINDGSCLSNLQCVMNPDAEGYDQVEGGSVLTGASVSVQGTIVASQGTKQKVELKVHKIILVGKCDSSYPIQKKRVSREFLRTKSHLRPRTNTFGAVARVRNTLAYATHKFFQESGFVWVASPIITASDCEGAGEQFCVTTLIPSSHETADTSIDAIPKTKGGLVDWSQDFFGKPAFLTVSGQLNGETYATALSDIYTFGPTFRAENSNTSRHLAEFWMIEPELAFADLDDDMACATAYLQYVVKYVLENCKEDMEFFDTWIEKGIIHRLSVFEKEFLQLSYTDAIELLLKANKKFDFPVKWGLDLQSEHERYITEEAFGGRPVIIRDYPKEIKAFYMRENDDGKTVAAMDMLVPRIGELIGGSQREERLEVLEARLDELKLDKESYWWYLDLRRYGSVPHAGFGLGFERLVQFATGIDNIRDVIPFPRSPGSADF
- the LOC108841651 gene encoding probable aquaporin TIP2-2 is translated as MVKIAIGSLGDSFSVTSLKAYLSEFIATLLFVFAGVGSAIAFGKITSNAALDPAGLVAVAVAHAFALFVGVSIAANISGGHLNPAVTLGLAVGGNITVITGFFYWIAQCLGSIVACFLLAFVTNGESVPTHGVAAGLGAVEGIVMEIVVTFALVYTVYATAADPKKGSLGTIAPIAIGFIVGANILAAGPFSGGSMNPARSFGPAVVSGDFSQIWIYWVGPLVGGALAGLIYGDVFIGSYAPAPTTESYP
- the LOC108840665 gene encoding L-lactate dehydrogenase B-like, with protein sequence MEKTVSVSSFGPGGLDLTSAFFKPILNSDPPIPSNRCTKISIVGVGNVGMAIAQTILTQDLADEIALVDAKPDKLRGEMLDLQHAAAFLPRTKFSASVDYDVTAGSDLCIVTAGARQNPGESRLNLLQRNVALFRHIIPPLAKSSPDSILLIVSNPVDVLTYVAWKLSGFPVNRVIGSGTNLDSSRFRFLIADHLDVNAQDVQAFIVGEHGDSSVALWSSISVGGIPVLSFLDKQQIAYEKQTLEDIHQTVVGSAYEVIKLKGYTSWAIGYSVANLARTILRDQRKIHPVTVLARGFYGVEGGDVFLSLPALLGRNGVVSVSNVNMTDEEAEKLQKSAKTILEMQSQLGL
- the LOC108827970 gene encoding cytochrome b561 and DOMON domain-containing protein At4g17280; amino-acid sequence: MSISMMKFLNQTLCLSLVLSISMTTLSFAQTCSKYKFSSNNVFASCNDLPFLDSFLHYTYDSSTGTLHIAYRHTKLTSGKWVAWAVNPTSTGMVGAQAIVAYPQSDGTVRVYTSPIRSYQTSLQEGDLSFNVSGLSATYENNEMVVLASLSLPQVGGTINTVWQDGSMSGNSPLPHPTSGNNVRSVSTLNVVSGVSAAAGGAGGSSKLRKRNIHGILNGVSWGIMMPVGAIIARYLRVAKSANPAWFYIHVFCQASAYIIGVAGWATGLKLGGDSPGITYSTHRSIGIALFSLATVQVFAMFLRPKPEHKHRLYWNIYHHSIGYTLIILGVVNVFKGLDILNPKKQWKNAYTGIIVALAIVAALLEPFTWYVVIKRRKLEESAKSVPHGASNGTRSQYA
- the LOC108822661 gene encoding asparagine--tRNA ligase, chloroplastic/mitochondrial isoform X1 — protein: MAAAFLPATSLRLTPFSTLRFLSFFPISNPSPYSLHRSLRRLPLLQVSPANARRRCCFCTATSQSPSSGDGVKVENNHEHRFGSKVGEFRKKLRIAEVKGGGDEGLGRVGQSLSVTGWVRTLRSQSSVTFIEINDGSCLSNLQCVMNPDAEGYDQVEGGSVLTGASVSVQGTIVASQGTKQKVELKVHKIILVGKCDSSYPIQKKRVSREFLRTKSHLRPRTNTFGAVARVRNTLAYATHKFFQESGFVWVASPIITASDCEGAGEQFCVTTLIPSSHETADTSIDAIPKTKGGLVDWSQDFFGKPAFLTVSGQLNGETYATALSDIYTFGPTFRAENSNTSRHLAEFWMIEPELAFADLDDDMACATAYLQYVVKYVLENCKEDMEFFDTWIEKGIIHRLSDVVEKEFLQLSYTDAIELLLKANKKFDFPVKWGLDLQSEHERYITEEAFGGRPVIIRDYPKEIKAFYMRENDDGKTVAAMDMLVPRIGELIGGSQREERLEVLEARLDELKLDKESYWWYLDLRRYGSVPHAGFGLGFERLVQFATGIDNIRDVIPFPRSPGSADF